From a single Couchioplanes caeruleus genomic region:
- a CDS encoding M4 family metallopeptidase gives MVAVAGPATAQPSDPAPARAAAQSASALVAGRPQYLHASADDAFVQHPVISSGGLQFVPYDRTYKGLRVAGGDFVVVTDAAGRATYTSVAQSRAIDGLSTTPSLSQAAALAVAKRQLSTVDKVERTELVVVASEAAPRLAWESTIRGTGAEGVSRLTVDVDATTGKVLRTQEHVIDVTGTGTGWINGSVSLNTTQSGSTYTMKDPSVTSLSCQDAANNTTFSGSDNVWGNGTGTNKETGCVDALYVAQRQNAMLSSWLGRNGQNGSGGAWPVRVGLNDQNAYYDGTQLQIGKNTAGQWIASADVVGHELGHGIDDTTPGGISGKGTQEFVADTFGAATEWFANNPNDPPDYQVGEEVNLVGSGPIRYMYNPSLAGDDNCYSSSTPSQEVHAAAGPGNHWFYLMAEGTNPTDGQPASSRCSGSGAVTGLGIQKAIKIMYNAMLMKTSTSSYVKYRTWTLTAAKNLFPGSCTEFNTVKAAWDAVSVPAQSADPTCSGDPTTPPPTTGCTGTNSTDVTVPDAGAAVYSDIAISGCSRSASATSTVAVNIVHTYRGDLKVDLVAPDGTTYSLKATSSSDSADNVNTTYTKNLSSEAANGTWRLKVQDVYSQDTGYINSWTLTV, from the coding sequence ATGGTGGCCGTCGCCGGACCGGCGACCGCACAGCCCAGCGATCCGGCACCCGCCCGGGCCGCCGCCCAGTCGGCCTCGGCGCTGGTCGCCGGCCGCCCCCAGTACCTGCACGCGAGCGCCGACGACGCGTTCGTGCAGCACCCGGTGATCTCCTCCGGCGGCCTGCAGTTCGTACCCTACGACCGCACGTACAAGGGCCTGCGGGTGGCCGGCGGCGACTTCGTCGTCGTGACCGACGCTGCCGGCCGCGCCACGTACACCTCCGTGGCACAGTCCCGTGCCATCGACGGCCTTTCCACCACTCCGAGCCTCAGCCAAGCCGCCGCGCTGGCGGTGGCGAAGCGGCAGCTCTCGACCGTCGACAAAGTGGAACGTACCGAGCTGGTGGTGGTCGCCTCCGAGGCCGCTCCGAGATTGGCCTGGGAGTCGACGATCAGGGGTACGGGCGCCGAGGGCGTGAGCCGGCTGACCGTCGACGTGGACGCCACCACCGGCAAGGTGCTCCGGACCCAGGAGCACGTCATCGACGTCACGGGTACGGGTACCGGCTGGATCAACGGCTCGGTGTCGCTCAACACGACGCAGTCGGGTAGCACGTACACGATGAAGGACCCGAGCGTCACCAGCCTGAGCTGCCAGGACGCCGCGAACAACACGACGTTCAGCGGCTCGGACAACGTGTGGGGCAACGGCACCGGCACCAACAAGGAGACCGGCTGCGTCGACGCGCTCTACGTGGCTCAGCGGCAGAACGCCATGCTCTCGAGCTGGCTGGGCCGCAACGGCCAGAACGGCAGCGGCGGCGCCTGGCCGGTGCGGGTCGGCCTGAACGACCAGAACGCGTACTACGACGGCACCCAGCTGCAGATCGGCAAGAACACCGCCGGGCAGTGGATCGCCTCCGCGGACGTGGTCGGCCACGAACTCGGCCACGGCATCGACGACACCACCCCGGGTGGCATCTCGGGCAAGGGCACCCAGGAGTTCGTCGCCGACACCTTCGGCGCGGCGACCGAGTGGTTCGCCAACAACCCGAACGACCCGCCGGACTACCAGGTCGGCGAGGAGGTCAACCTGGTCGGCAGCGGCCCGATCCGGTACATGTACAACCCGTCGCTCGCCGGTGACGACAACTGCTACTCGAGCAGCACGCCGAGCCAGGAGGTGCACGCGGCCGCCGGGCCGGGCAACCACTGGTTCTACCTGATGGCCGAGGGCACCAACCCGACGGACGGCCAGCCCGCCAGCTCGCGGTGCAGCGGCAGCGGGGCCGTCACCGGTCTCGGCATCCAGAAGGCAATCAAGATCATGTACAACGCCATGCTGATGAAGACGTCCACGTCGTCGTACGTGAAGTACCGCACGTGGACGCTGACCGCGGCGAAGAACCTCTTCCCGGGCAGCTGCACCGAGTTCAACACGGTCAAGGCGGCATGGGACGCGGTCAGCGTGCCCGCCCAGTCGGCGGACCCGACCTGCAGCGGCGATCCCACCACCCCGCCGCCGACCACGGGCTGCACCGGCACCAACAGCACGGACGTCACCGTCCCGGACGCCGGCGCGGCGGTCTACAGCGACATCGCCATCAGCGGCTGCTCCCGCAGCGCCTCGGCGACCTCCACCGTGGCGGTCAACATCGTCCACACGTACCGCGGTGACCTCAAGGTCGACCTGGTGGCACCGGACGGGACCACCTACAGCCTGAAGGCGACCTCCAGCTCGGACAGCGCCGACAATGTGAACACGACGTACACCAAGAACCTGTCGAGCGAGGCTGCCAACGGCACCTGGCGGCTGAAGGTGCAGGACGTGTACTCCCAGGACACGGGCTACATCAACAGTTGGACGCTCACCGTCTGA